The Saliniramus fredricksonii genome segment GCGCCTGCGTATACGGATGCCTGGGATCCTGATACAGGCTACGCCTCTCGGAGATCTCCACGATCCGGCCGGCATAAAGCACAGCCACGCGGTGCGACACGGAACGCACCACGGCGAGATCATGTGCAATGAACAGGTAACTGAGCCCAAGGCGTTCCTGAAGGTCTTTGAGAAGATTGACGATTTGAGCCTGCATCGAGACGTCGAGCGACGCGACGGGTTCGTCGCAGACGACGAATTCCGGATTGAGCGCAAGCGCGCGCGCGATGACGATGCGCTGCCGCTGACCGCCTGAGAACTCATGCGGAAAGCGCATCGCGAAGCTGTGCGACAACCCTACCATTTCCAGCAATTCGCCGATGCGGTCAGCGCGGTCGCGTTTCGACCAGCCGCCCGCGATATCAAGCGGTTCGGCAATCGCGTCGCCGATACGCATTCGCGGGTTGAGGGCTGCATGCGGATCCTGGAAAATGAACTGAATGCGCTTTCGGACCCTGGCCAACGCCTTCGCATCGCCAGGCCCTGTCGCGGACTGCCCGAAGAGACGGATCTCGCCCGAACTGGCTTTGAGGAGCCCCACAAGAAGCCGGC includes the following:
- a CDS encoding ABC transporter ATP-binding protein; translation: MSVRIVEVQNLSCEFAAGRGRDGRRQKLKAVDNVSFDVGREETLGLVGESGSGKSTIGRLLVGLLKASSGEIRLFGQSATGPGDAKALARVRKRIQFIFQDPHAALNPRMRIGDAIAEPLDIAGGWSKRDRADRIGELLEMVGLSHSFAMRFPHEFSGGQRQRIVIARALALNPEFVVCDEPVASLDVSMQAQIVNLLKDLQERLGLSYLFIAHDLAVVRSVSHRVAVLYAGRIVEISERRSLYQDPRHPYTQALLDAVPRPQVGRRPPPIKGEIISLIDRPEGCSLCPRCPSAMEICRRVDPALREIAPGKHVACHLYS